The genomic interval AGTTCCTTTCCATTTAAATCATATGTGCTTAAATCTATACATTCATGACGTAGAGGCTTTCTTCTTTTATCAAATAAAATCTTCACCATAGGTTTTAACGGCGCATTTTCGTTCGTCTCAAGGACTAGAGCATACCTTTCATCATTCAGCTGAACAAATGAACCCGGAGGGTATATTCCAATAACCCTTACAAAGCGGTTAAGGTAAACAGGATCAAAATCAGTACCCTTCCACTTATACATTAAAGTCAGAGTCTTAGCTGCTGTCATAGCTTTTTTGTAAACCCTGACGCTTGTAAGAGCATCATAAACGTCTGCAATAGCAATCATCCGTCCATATGGATGAATTCCATCACCCTCCAATTGTCTCGGGTACCCTGTTCCGTTAAACCTCTCATGATGCTCAACCACACCACGTAAAATCTCAGGACTCAAACCATCAACAGAGCGCAAGACCTTAAGCCCGAGAAGAGGATGACCTTTCATAATATCAAACTCATCTTCTGTGAGCTTCCCGGGCTTATTAAGCACCTCACTCGGGACTCTCCCTTTACCGACATCATGGAAAAGAGCCGCAATTCCGAGATGTTGCAATTGCTCGCGGTCCAACCCCATATCCTTTCCCAGCAGAATGGAAAACAGGTTCACATTAATCGAATGGGTATATGTATATTCATCATATCTTTTCAAAAAAGACAGAGTCAAAGATGCCGACTTATTAGCCGACACATTTTCAATTATCTTATCAACAATCGGAACAGCATCCTCTAGCTCTATTTCCTTGCCACTCTGAATGTCAGCAAACAGCTTTTTAGAGTAGTTCATAGCTTCATCATGAATTTTACGGGCTGCCGGCATAGCTTCTGCTAACGCTTCAGCGGCCTGCTTTGCTGACGCTTTGGGCCTTCGAAAATTCACTTCCGAGACGTCTAAAAACTTATCGGTTAAAATCTCGACTTGCTCTGTATCATTAGGAAGGTATTTGGCTATATCGTCATAGGACTCAACAAACCTACCAACCTCAACTTGCGGGTCGTGAAATGTTCCTTTGCCATAACCTTGAATATACATCCCAGGTTTAACTTCTTTCTTTTTAATTGCTTTAATATTATCAACCACTTACTTCCCAACCTGCGAGATGTATTAATCAAATATAAGAACTTAAACGTAAAGAACTCACTCAACGGTAACAATTGTATCTATTTTAATAGAATTTAGAAAGGGATAGAGCATACATTTTTTTCCAATTAAACATAGTGTTTACATTAATAATAACACAAAATATTATTAGACCTGACAGAACTGATCTTTTTCAAAAAAACTAAAAGCTGCTTGACCATGGCCCGAGGATGTTCTAGGCAAGTAATTCAGCAACCGATTGTTGCATTTTATCAAGCAGCTTCTTTTCCGGAAATAGCTCCGGTTGCGGCTGCCTTTTTTTATTGACACCCCCGAAGGAAAAAATTTGAGGTTTATGAAATGAGCACAATACCCATTTCAAAAGAAGGATTCGCTAAGGTTAAGAGAGAACTGGACGCTCTTAAAAGAGAACGCCCAGCTGTAATCAAGGCAATCAAAGAGGCGCGCGAAGAGGGCGACCTTAAGGAAAATGGAGGCTACCATGCTGCGCGTGAGCGTCAGGGAATGATGGAAGCCAAGATTAATTATATTGAATCCAGAATCCCGCATTTCAACATTATCGATCTAGCGACTCTAGGTGGTCCCAAAATTATATTTGGAGCTACCGTTGAGCTTGAAGATATCGATTCCGGTGATTCAAAAATATACACAATCATGGGCCCCGACGAAAGTGATTTCAAAAAAGGAATCATCTCCATCGAGTCTCCCGTAGGGCAAGCCCTCCTCGGTAAAGAGGAAGGTGACGAAGTTGTCGTAACCACCCCCCGCGGCCAAATTGAATACGGTATTCTTTCTGTTAAATTTAAAGGTCCAATATCCTAAGCAGACAATTGGAGACCTTAACAAATAGCAGATTGTAAAATCGTAATATCTGACTGTTGTTTATCCGAAGGGGGTTGTGCTTAAGCACGGCCCCCTTTTCTTTTAATCAAAAGTATAAAATATGACCAAACCTGAGAAGATTCCAAAAACAGACATATTATGTTCTGGTTATTGCGCTAGATGCGAAACTGTTCATGCTCTAGGTCTAAACGATGCACGCGAGCAAAGTCTTCTGCTTATGCAAAAACTTGATCAGGCAGGCAGAATTGACTTCACAGTGCCAAGCTCTGAAGCTGATCCTGCGTTGTCTACAGACTATGTTTTTGGGAAAGCCCTTGGGCAAATGTTTGGTGCCATGACCTATGTTAACTCTGATAATGAGCAAGGTGTCGCTTACGCTTTCTCAGGACAATACAACGCCATATGGGAAGTAGATGGCTGGGTTCCTCCAATAGTAGATACTCTGGAATTTAAAGATCTCACCCAGAATAAAGCCCTTGAAATTATGGCCATTAGCGCAGAAATGGAAGATCTTACAAAAGGTTCTGACAAACATGCCGAGCTAGGATTACTGCGAAAAACCATGTCTCGCGCCTTGATGGACAAAATCCGCTACATATATAAATTACCAAATTTCCGGGGTGAAACCAGGGTTCTTCCGGAAATTCCTCCGCTTGGCAAAGGAATACCTGCTGGAACAGGTGATTGCTGCGCACCTAAGCTTCTCAACTTTGCAGCGCTTAATAACCTGACCCCGCTCGGAATTGCTGAATTTTATTATGGCAAAGAAAACAAGTCCGGCACAAAACAGCACAAGACATTCTACCCATCCTGCAAAGATAAATGCAGCCTTATCCTTGGGTATATGCTTTGCGGACTTCAAACTTAGCACCTACTCCTTGATTTTTTTGTATATTTCATCAACAGTACACTTAGAACAAAAATAGGAGTGCCTGAAAAAATGACAAAAAAACACATCACATCATTAGCAGTCAGAATTGCATTAATCTGCCTCGTTCTGATATTTGCAGGCTGTTCAGCTTCCAAATCAACGCTGACAGCAGATCTCCCTTTACAAACAAAATGGGTTCTTGAGGACATAGATGGAACTGGCGTAATTGATTTTGCACAGTCATGGGCAATGTTCACTGAAGATGGTCGTGTAACAGGTTCTGGAGGCTGCAACAGATTTAACGGTAGCTATACCTTAGAAAACAACACCTTAGAAGTTGGGCCTCTTGCCAGCACACGGATGGCCTGCGCTGAAGCCGTTGACAGTCAAGAATTCAAGTTCTTACAAGCTCTTGGCCAATCGCTTAACGTCAGAACTGAAAACGGCCTCCTTTTTATGGAAGGGAACGGCGGAAGCCTGCGATTTTCTACCCAATAGATTATGACCTTTTCCCACTACCTTAGAACTTGTCTTCAACAGAGACACTATCGCGAATATGATAATAAATAAAAATTCTGATCCAATAATTACTACTCGAAAAAAAACGGACAAAGCTACACTTCGTGAACAACAAAGAGCCTTAAAGTTAGAGATTGGGCCAAGGCTTATTGAAGCCGTCCCCCATGCTGTTCTCGTGATAAACGAAAACAGGGAAATAGTTCTGTGCAATAAAGTGCTGATGAATCTTTTTGACATAGAGAAGCAGGATGATTTACTTGGCTTACGCCCTGGTGAGCTTCTTAGGTGCATAAATTCTCATGCATCCCAAGGCTGCGGAGAAAACGACCAATGCGAGCATTGCGAGGTGTTAAACGCATTAACCAAGTCATTTAAAGGCAAAGTATCAAACACTGAATGCTCATTGCTAACGAGGACTCAGGGAGTCCTTAAAGCTATTACTTTCTCCCTTTTTTATTCGCCGTTTAAAATTAAAGAAGAATTCTATTCTATTCTATATTTGTCTGACATTTCGGCCCAAAAAAACAAAGCTATTTTAGAAAAGATATTCCTTCACGATCTGATGAATGCAGTGAACGGAATCATCGGAGCAAGCTCTTTGATCCAAATGAAGCAAAACGAAATCAGCAGTCCCGAACTTGCTGGCATGATCAAGGAGAGAGCCAACTTCATAGCCAATGAGATCAAAGCCCATCAATTATTTACTTCAGCGGATAACGAAGAGCTTAAAGTTGAGATTGAACAGATTGACACATTCAATATGCTTGATTCCCTTAAGACCATGTTTTCCGGAAGCCCCATTACGGATGGTAAAAAAATTATTCTTTCCAAAGAAGCCGATGCTGTAAGCATTTCTTCGGACAAAAATATTTTATACAGAGTACTTGAAAATCTAATTAAAAACGCGATTGAAGCTTCTTCGACCGACCAAACAGTTACTATCAATTGCCATAAAGAAAATAGCGACATTGTTTTTGAGATCTCAAACGAAAATTTTATCCCCAAGGACGATCAGTTTAAAATTTATAAAAAATTCTTCTCCACAAAAGGTGAAGGTAGAGGGCTTGGCACCTATAGCGTCAAAATGTTTGCTGAAAATTATTTACAGGGAACAACATGGTTTGAAACTTCAGCCAAAGGGACTACCTTCTTTGTTAAAATACCTTTAATATATTCACTAAACACCCCTTCATAACAAAAAAATATCGCTTATAAAAGAGACTCAATCTTAGACGTTAATTCATCCGGCTCAAATGGAGGCTTATAATGTTTAGAGATCCCAAAAAACTGGTGAGATACACCTTTATATCCGGTGTTATCACTTTGATTGCAATCGTCCTGTTCTACCAATATTTCGACCTATCTATCGCAAAGGGCGTCCACACACTAAAAGGAACCTTTCTGATAACTATAGGTAAAGGACTCAGTGCTCTTGCCTCTGAACATGTAATACTTTCTATTACCGTTGCTTCTCTTCTTGCAGGCGCATGCGATGCTGTTGTTAATGGACCCAGCATGCGCTCGCGGAGCTTACTGCTAATTGCATTAGCAACTGGAACAGCTATGCTAATTGGAGATGAACTCAAGTGGTTTTTCGGACGTTGCAGACCGCCACTCTTTTTTGAAAAAGAATCGTACGGAATTACTTGGTTTTCATCCAAATATCTCAAAAATTCATTCCCGTCAGGGCATACCCTGCGCATCTTTTCTCTGGCCTGTGCAATCGCCATGTTGCTGCCTAAAAAACGGTACATACCGCTAATTTTGGCCTTACTTGTTGGCATCAGCAGAGTTGTAATCGGCAAGCACTACCCTTCCGATGTACTATTCGGTGCATTCATAGGAATGACCTGCGCCGCATGGAGTTACTACTTTATTTTCATGGACACCCCGACTTCAAATTAAGCGCGACTACTTTTCCATAAAAGCTACTGCTGCCACCCGACGTTTTTACTTACACGCAAGTAAACAGATTTCATCCACTTCATATTCGCCAGTGCACTTTAAACAATAAAACAAAAGCCCCTTAACGCAATATATTGCGTTAAGGAGCTTTGATTTTATTACTGCCTACATTGGTATTTCTAATTGTTCTATCGACATCCAGATAGAACGCAAAAGCTACGATCTAAGGTAAACTCATTCCTATGAATCATCAGTGTCGGGACCGGACTTATTTGCTTCTACGGACTTCGGCTCACCCGGTGAAGAATAAGTATTGCCCTTTTTAGCGCTTTTCCGCTCGATTATCTTCAAAAGCTGAACATAGAATAGCGGAACAAATAATACCCCGAGAATCGTTGCGGCAATCATACCCGCAAAAACTGAAGTACCTAGTGCATGACGACTACCAGATCCGGCACCTGTTGCGATAACAAGTGGAATAACACCAAGGATAAATGCAAATGAGGTCATCAAAATAGGTCGGAAGCGTAAATGAGCTGCTTCAACGGCAGCCTCAACGAACGGCATACCACCCTCATATTTCTGCTTCGCAAATTCAACGATAAGAATCGCATTTTTTGCGGCCAGACCAATGAGCATAATTAACCCGATTTGCGCATAAACGTTGTTATCAAGTCCGCGCAACCATTGTCCTGCAATCGCCCCGAATACACCGAGCGGCACCGCAAAAACAATAGCCAGCGGAATAATCCAGCTCTCATACTGAGCAGCAAGAACGAGGAATACCATGAGCACAGCGAGCGCAAAAATAACTACAATTTCGCCGCCGGACTGTTTTTCCTGATAGGCAATGTTCGTCCACTCATAACTGTACCCTCTAGGAAGATTTTCACTGGCAACTTCTTCCATGGTAGAAAGAACCTGTCCGGAACTAATGCCCGGAGCACCCGATGCTGTGATTTCAACTGCCTTGAAAAGGTTGTAACGACGGATATATTCCGGCCCGAAAATCTTCTTGCTTGTTACCAAGGTAGACAGAGGAATCATCTTCCCCGTGTCACCGCGCACATAGAATTTAGCGATGTCATCAGGGCTGGTTCTAAACTCAGAAGCGGCCTGTGCCATAACGCGATATGTTCTACCGAATTTATTGAAATCGTTAATATAAAAACCGCCGAGGAAAGTCTGTAAGGAGCTGAATATTTCATTCAGAGGAATTCCTAGCTTACGCACTTTATCACGGTCAACTTCTACATAAATCTGAGGAACCGTGGCACTGAAAGGAGTGAATGTATACGCAATTTCAGGACGTTGTGAGGCTTTCTCTGAAAAATCTTTTGCGACCTTCGCAAGCTCTTCAATAGACCCGCCAGACCTATCCTGCAGTTCAAACTGCATACCACCGGTTGCTCCGATACCATTGATTGGAGGGGGGTTAAATACTGCAATCTTTGCGTCTTGAACTCCAGCCAACTTGCGCTGCACTTTCTGCATAATTGCAGACACATGAAGTGAAGGATCTTTACGGTCATCCCAAGATTCAAGGATAACGAAAACCGTTGAAGTATAAGATGAATAAGTCGCAGTCACAAGGTTGAACCCACCAAGTGCGAAGAAAGCCTTAACTCCGGGTTCATCATTTAAAAGAGCTTCAACTTCAGCAACAGCCACATCGGAACGGGCCAATGATGCACCTTCAGGTAGCTGCACGTTAACCATGAAATACCCCTGATCTTCATCAGGAACAAATCCTGTAGGTACTGTTCCAAAAAGGGACCATGTGGCTCCCATAAGAGCAGCAAAGACAATCAAGGCAATTACAGACTTCCTGATTATCAGCCTTACTGTGGCAGTATATCCTTTAGTAATTATGTCGAAATATTTATTAAACTTACCGAAGAACCACCCCAGAGGGCCACGAGCATCTTTCTGAGGGCGTAATAGCAATGCACACATCGCAGGAGAAAAAGTCAGTGCATTTACCGATGAAATCGCAACAGAAACAGCAAGGGTCAGCGCAAACTGTTTATATAGCTGACCGGAAATACCACCCATAAATGCTACCGGAATAAACACCGCGATAAGAACAACGGTCGTCGCAACAATCGGTCCCGTAACCTCTTTCATTGCTTCTTTCGTCGCCTCTCTCGGGTCCATACCGTCATCATCAATTTTTTTCTGGACGGCCTCAACCACTACAATAGCATCATCAACAACAATCCCGATTGCGAGCACCATCCCGAAGAGAGTCAGCGTATTGATAGAGAAGCCCAGCCCCTGAAATGATGCAAACGTACCAATAAGAGAAACCGGTACAGCAAGCATAGGGACGATTGTAGCTCTTAAATTCTGCAAAAAGATAAAAACAACTAAAAAGACAAGGACCATAGCCTCGTAAAGAGTACTCATAACCTCATCAATAGAAGCGGTAACAAACAAAGTAGTATCGTAAGGAATGTCATACGCAATTCCTTCTGGAAAATACGTAGAGAGCTCCTGCATTGTTGACCTTACTTGCCCAACAATATCGAGAGCATTTGCTCCTGGTAGCTGATAAACAAGAAGCATTGCAGCAGCAGCTTCATCCTGTCTACTAAAAGCGATATAAGCCTTGGAACCCATCTCAACAGTACCGACATCTTTAATTCTGATAGTACTACCATCAGGATTAGCCTTTACTATTATCCGTTCAAACTCTTTAGGATCGCTGAGCCTTCCCTTAACACGAACAGAAAGCTGAAATTGCTGATTTGATGCGGCGGGCGGCTGTCCCACCTGTCCAGCAGGAGCCTGTAGATTTTGCTCCTGAACAACACTAATGATATCATCTGCAGTAATTCCAAGCTGAGCCATTTTGTCGGGATCAAGCCAGATACGCATACCGTAATCCTGATCACCGAAGAGAGTAATACTACCTACTCCGGGAATTCGGGCAATAGCATCATAAAGATTTATTTTAGCGTAGTTATTCAGGAAAAGAGCATCAAAAGATTCATTCGGGGAAACGAGACTGACCGCACAGATCATACTGGCTGACTGCTTTTTAACGCTTACACCGGACTGTCTTACTTCAGAAGGAAGCTGAGGATTCGCAAGAGCTACCCGGTTCTGAACATCAACGGTTGCCAATTCAAGGTCGCGACCAAGTTCAAAAGTAACATTCAAAACAAGTCTACCATCATTAGAACTGATGGAGTTCATGTAAAGCATATCCTGCGCGCCGTTAACCTGTTCCTCAATCGGAGCAGCAACGGTTTGCTCTACAACGTCAGAACTTGCACCATTATAGGTGGTAGTAACCTGAACGGTCGGGGGTGCTATTTCCGGATACTGGGCAACAGGCAAAGTAAAAATACTTAAAAGCCCTACCAGCGTAATGACGATAGATATAACTGATGAAAAAATCGGTCTGTCGATGAAAAAATTGACCATTGTCGTTCCCTATTTATGAGCTAAAAGCGAAGTAATGCGCGCTATTCAGGTTTTGCAGTCTCAGTATTACTCGTCTCAGCACCTACAACCTCAGGAGCAACCACTGTTCCGGGTCTGATTTTATTCACACCGTCAGCAATAATCAGGTCACCCTCTTTGAGACCCTTCTCAATTACAGCACTCTGATCATTGGCAAATGCAACATCTACAACCCTTTCGATGACCGTCCCATTGGTGGCAACAGTAAGAACAGATTTTCTGCCCTGAATATCTAAGAGAGCTCTAGCTGGAACAACCAATGCATTTTTAAAATTCTTAAGCAGGACTATAACTTTTGCATACTGCCCATCTCTAAGCAGCTGCTCAGGGTTTGGAAATTCTGCTCTGAGGCCGAGAGTTCCTGTGGTGGAATCAACTGCACGATCCGCCATACTGAACGTACCGTTTTGATCGAAGAGTTTGCCATCAGCAAGAACGATTTGAAGTTCCTGAGTGCGCTGAGGCTCACCGTTCTGCCTCCGTTCATCCATATCCTTAACGGTCAACAGATACTCACGTTCAGGAATACTGAAATTAACATAAATATTTTTAACATCTGAAACCGTTGCAAGGAGAGTTGATTCCTTGGCAATAAGAGCTCCGAGATTCGCTTGAGTTCGCCCGATGATACCAGTCATGGGAGACTCAATCTTGGTGAAGGCAACGTTTAAACGAGCCTCTTTAACTGATGCTTTTGAATTGCTGAGCTGGGCTTCAAGAACCTGCTTGTCTGTTGCCTTGGTATCATATTCATCACGACTGACAGCGCCTTGCTCAAACAAAGTTTTAAATCTGTTATAGTCTGTGGTGGCTTTAGCCAACTGAGCCCGACTTCTAGCAAGTTCAGCGTCAGCTTTATTCAGAGCCTCATTATATGGACGGGGGTCAATCACGAAAAGCAGCTGATCTTTATCTACAAGTTCACCTTCATCGAAATGACGAGATTTGAGATATCCTTCAACCCGCGAACGAATTTCAACAGTCTTTTTAGCTTCAACCTGAGCAACATATGATCCCATCACAGGGAAATCTTCCACCCCGACTTTAACAACTTTCAAAGGGATCGCTTTTACTTCAGCAGCCTTCTCGCTGTCATCAAAACACCCTGCAACAAATACAAGAGAAGCTACCATGCACATTAAAAGCACGCTTTTTACAGACATGTTTTTAACAGCTCTTTTACGACTAAATTGAAAATTCACAGGAACACCCCTTAGGCACATTATATAAATGCTGAATCAATAAAGTTTAAACCACGCAAGAAAGGCAAATTCCCACTACCACCAGAGATATGAGAAACGTAACTCATTACTTATCCGAACAAAAGAAAATTATACTTCAACTAATATCGAATCAACGCTCTTATAGGCAAAGATCCGCCTTTTTAATGATGCATCCGGCCTTTAACCCTTTCTATAGCCCTCGGCACTTCGCCTTTCACCAGCTTTCTCAATTGCTCATATCCCACTGCGAACTCTTCACTAGGATAGGTCCTATCAATAACACTGGAAGAATACAGGCTCGGAACAGAATTTAAAAGTACACAAACAATATCAAAGAGGCATTTATCACACTGACAAAATTCATATTCCTGATTATCAATGAAGGCTTTCAGTTCGTCATAAACAACTTGTTCAGTCAGATTAACGATTTCACCGGACTTGAAAAATTCACTAAATGTCAGCATTGTTCCTCCAGAGTCAAAGAGTCAGAAGAATTACATCCAATTAACAATAACGGCTACAAAAATCAGACAATTTCACACACAACCTTGTTCCTGCCCGAGGTTTTCGCCTCGTAGAGTAAAGCATCCGCCCTGTTAATCAGAGCATCAAGGCCGAGGCTTGAGTTTGTACTAACTCCGAGAGAAACCGTAAATTTTATTGTATTACCCCTATGGGAAATAGAATAACCTTCAATTATTTCTCTGAAACCGTCCACAAACTCTTCAAGTTCTTCAGGGTCAACATCCTCTACAATAACTGTAAACTCTTCACCACCGAAACGGGCAGAAAGGCCAACGGAATCAAAATAGTCAGAGAGTCTGGCTGAAAACCCCTTCAAGACCAAGTCCCCTACATCATGACCATAGGTATCATTAACATTTTTGAAGTAATCGATATCAAGCATTACAATTGCCAGTTTTCTGCCACTTTCTTCTAGATCAAGAAACAAAGGCTCAGCATATTCAAAGAAGTAACGTCTATTCCAGATGCCCGTAAGATAATCTTTATTTGCACGCATTCTAGAT from Maridesulfovibrio frigidus DSM 17176 carries:
- a CDS encoding HD-GYP domain-containing protein encodes the protein MVDNIKAIKKKEVKPGMYIQGYGKGTFHDPQVEVGRFVESYDDIAKYLPNDTEQVEILTDKFLDVSEVNFRRPKASAKQAAEALAEAMPAARKIHDEAMNYSKKLFADIQSGKEIELEDAVPIVDKIIENVSANKSASLTLSFLKRYDEYTYTHSINVNLFSILLGKDMGLDREQLQHLGIAALFHDVGKGRVPSEVLNKPGKLTEDEFDIMKGHPLLGLKVLRSVDGLSPEILRGVVEHHERFNGTGYPRQLEGDGIHPYGRMIAIADVYDALTSVRVYKKAMTAAKTLTLMYKWKGTDFDPVYLNRFVRVIGIYPPGSFVQLNDERYALVLETNENAPLKPMVKILFDKRRKPLRHECIDLSTYDLNGKELKVLCQPDPDELGVNMKMLAGFLA
- a CDS encoding phosphatase PAP2 family protein, producing MFRDPKKLVRYTFISGVITLIAIVLFYQYFDLSIAKGVHTLKGTFLITIGKGLSALASEHVILSITVASLLAGACDAVVNGPSMRSRSLLLIALATGTAMLIGDELKWFFGRCRPPLFFEKESYGITWFSSKYLKNSFPSGHTLRIFSLACAIAMLLPKKRYIPLILALLVGISRVVIGKHYPSDVLFGAFIGMTCAAWSYYFIFMDTPTSN
- a CDS encoding efflux RND transporter periplasmic adaptor subunit, encoding MNFQFSRKRAVKNMSVKSVLLMCMVASLVFVAGCFDDSEKAAEVKAIPLKVVKVGVEDFPVMGSYVAQVEAKKTVEIRSRVEGYLKSRHFDEGELVDKDQLLFVIDPRPYNEALNKADAELARSRAQLAKATTDYNRFKTLFEQGAVSRDEYDTKATDKQVLEAQLSNSKASVKEARLNVAFTKIESPMTGIIGRTQANLGALIAKESTLLATVSDVKNIYVNFSIPEREYLLTVKDMDERRQNGEPQRTQELQIVLADGKLFDQNGTFSMADRAVDSTTGTLGLRAEFPNPEQLLRDGQYAKVIVLLKNFKNALVVPARALLDIQGRKSVLTVATNGTVIERVVDVAFANDQSAVIEKGLKEGDLIIADGVNKIRPGTVVAPEVVGAETSNTETAKPE
- a CDS encoding late competence development ComFB family protein, with the translated sequence MLTFSEFFKSGEIVNLTEQVVYDELKAFIDNQEYEFCQCDKCLFDIVCVLLNSVPSLYSSSVIDRTYPSEEFAVGYEQLRKLVKGEVPRAIERVKGRMHH
- the greA gene encoding transcription elongation factor GreA, with translation MSTIPISKEGFAKVKRELDALKRERPAVIKAIKEAREEGDLKENGGYHAARERQGMMEAKINYIESRIPHFNIIDLATLGGPKIIFGATVELEDIDSGDSKIYTIMGPDESDFKKGIISIESPVGQALLGKEEGDEVVVTTPRGQIEYGILSVKFKGPIS
- a CDS encoding efflux RND transporter permease subunit; amino-acid sequence: MVNFFIDRPIFSSVISIVITLVGLLSIFTLPVAQYPEIAPPTVQVTTTYNGASSDVVEQTVAAPIEEQVNGAQDMLYMNSISSNDGRLVLNVTFELGRDLELATVDVQNRVALANPQLPSEVRQSGVSVKKQSASMICAVSLVSPNESFDALFLNNYAKINLYDAIARIPGVGSITLFGDQDYGMRIWLDPDKMAQLGITADDIISVVQEQNLQAPAGQVGQPPAASNQQFQLSVRVKGRLSDPKEFERIIVKANPDGSTIRIKDVGTVEMGSKAYIAFSRQDEAAAAMLLVYQLPGANALDIVGQVRSTMQELSTYFPEGIAYDIPYDTTLFVTASIDEVMSTLYEAMVLVFLVVFIFLQNLRATIVPMLAVPVSLIGTFASFQGLGFSINTLTLFGMVLAIGIVVDDAIVVVEAVQKKIDDDGMDPREATKEAMKEVTGPIVATTVVLIAVFIPVAFMGGISGQLYKQFALTLAVSVAISSVNALTFSPAMCALLLRPQKDARGPLGWFFGKFNKYFDIITKGYTATVRLIIRKSVIALIVFAALMGATWSLFGTVPTGFVPDEDQGYFMVNVQLPEGASLARSDVAVAEVEALLNDEPGVKAFFALGGFNLVTATYSSYTSTVFVILESWDDRKDPSLHVSAIMQKVQRKLAGVQDAKIAVFNPPPINGIGATGGMQFELQDRSGGSIEELAKVAKDFSEKASQRPEIAYTFTPFSATVPQIYVEVDRDKVRKLGIPLNEIFSSLQTFLGGFYINDFNKFGRTYRVMAQAASEFRTSPDDIAKFYVRGDTGKMIPLSTLVTSKKIFGPEYIRRYNLFKAVEITASGAPGISSGQVLSTMEEVASENLPRGYSYEWTNIAYQEKQSGGEIVVIFALAVLMVFLVLAAQYESWIIPLAIVFAVPLGVFGAIAGQWLRGLDNNVYAQIGLIMLIGLAAKNAILIVEFAKQKYEGGMPFVEAAVEAAHLRFRPILMTSFAFILGVIPLVIATGAGSGSRHALGTSVFAGMIAATILGVLFVPLFYVQLLKIIERKSAKKGNTYSSPGEPKSVEANKSGPDTDDS
- a CDS encoding META domain-containing protein — encoded protein: MTKKHITSLAVRIALICLVLIFAGCSASKSTLTADLPLQTKWVLEDIDGTGVIDFAQSWAMFTEDGRVTGSGGCNRFNGSYTLENNTLEVGPLASTRMACAEAVDSQEFKFLQALGQSLNVRTENGLLFMEGNGGSLRFSTQ
- a CDS encoding PAS domain-containing sensor histidine kinase, translating into MIINKNSDPIITTRKKTDKATLREQQRALKLEIGPRLIEAVPHAVLVINENREIVLCNKVLMNLFDIEKQDDLLGLRPGELLRCINSHASQGCGENDQCEHCEVLNALTKSFKGKVSNTECSLLTRTQGVLKAITFSLFYSPFKIKEEFYSILYLSDISAQKNKAILEKIFLHDLMNAVNGIIGASSLIQMKQNEISSPELAGMIKERANFIANEIKAHQLFTSADNEELKVEIEQIDTFNMLDSLKTMFSGSPITDGKKIILSKEADAVSISSDKNILYRVLENLIKNAIEASSTDQTVTINCHKENSDIVFEISNENFIPKDDQFKIYKKFFSTKGEGRGLGTYSVKMFAENYLQGTTWFETSAKGTTFFVKIPLIYSLNTPS